The genomic DNA CCCCCCTGTGGGTGGTGGACCCTCCTCCCACAGCCTGGTCCCTTCCCCGGTCTGGGGTTCACTACAATGTGACCCACCCCCCTCAGCCACCAGgactccttctttctccctttattgcctttctctttctactcTTCACAACAGCATCTTCCCTTTTAGCCGAACACAGTCATCCCTGAGCCCCCGGCTCTTCGGCTACAGGAAACCTCTCCCTCCCTGAGGGCTCCCCACCCACACCTCAGAAAGTGTAGGCCCCCACGAAGACGGTGAGTCTCAGTACAGAGCTGGCCCGGTAGCTCATGAGGGAGTTCATGGTGACCATCTCGAGGTCCAGCACGTACTCCCGGGGGCCTGTCACAGGCCGGGCGAGGACCAGCATGGCGCTGACATTGTTGATTTGCTGCAGGGCACAGTGGGTGGGGGGACATGCAGATTGTGTCAACCTACGTGCCAAGACCCTGCCCTGGCatcccctccctgtcccttttCCTGCACCCACAACCAGTTTGCTTTGAAGTAGAAAGCCCTAGCCAGGCTGGGACTCCAggccctcatctggctctgtgacACCCTTGACATCTCCTCTCTCGTGCCCCCAGGCTCCTGCCCTCAGAGATCTCCcactggtggggcgcctgggtggctcggtggtttaagcgtctgactcttggtttgggctcaagttgtgaactcacggttcgtgggttcgagccctgcattgggcttcacgAAGAcagcgcggggcctgcttgggattctctctctttccctctctctctctgcctttcccctgctcatgccatctccctcaaaataaataaacttaaaaaagagagagagagcgatccACCACTGGTATTCTTCCCACCTTTCCCATCTAGTTCTTTTGTCTAACCGGGGTCAACTGATGACTCAAGGTGAGGGTGGGAGACTCTTGGGAGTGGTGGGGCCTTTGGTGACCTGGAGGAGGCCGACTTCCCTTCAGAACATTCAgtttgggaaagagaaaacaactgATATCCGACAAACCCTTGGACCCCTCTTGTTGTCAGTCACACCAGGACCCCTCCCTCCTATGGTTCCACAGGCAGAGAGCTGGACTCTTGTACCGCAGGCCCCCGCACCAAcccccactgcctctctctccaaGGCCCAGCTTCATCGGTTTGCCTTCCTCAGACTCCGCTGCATCTGTCACCTGGGCTGGCCTCTCATGCCAGTGCCTTGTTCTAAAGGTGAAGAAATTTGAGGCCAGATATGGAAGCCGGTGCAGGGACTCAAACCCCAGCGTCCGAAGGCCCCGTTAGAACTGTATTTAACAACCTGCAGTTTGTGCCAAGGGAATTTAGAATACCCCTACCTTTCTACAGAAATTGCACCTCCCAGGGGGCAGGGCTTTGAAAGAAGAGGCGGGACATGGTGATAAAGCCGAGTCTCCCACTTAGGGTTTCCTGGAATTCAATTTTGGATTATGCATATCAGTTGAAGTTAGGGGAGTTGGAGTTAGGGGAAAGCCTTACCCTAATGTAGAAGTCCCCCTGCGAGTTTCCCGCACGGATCTGAAAGGCATTGTAGGCGCCAGGGTAGACAGAGGTCGCTTGGATCTGGAACACATCGGCGGGCACGCTCCGCTCCGAGGTGATGCTCATGTAGCGGTGTACAATGGACGAGGGCTGCTCCCGGCACAGGGGGTTGGAGGCCGGACAGAGGCAGCGACTAGAGGCCCGGAGACGAGGACATGAATGAGGTCCTAGCCCATACCCCAGGTTTGGCCCCAACCCTAGAAATAGGgatccccaggggcgcctgggtggctcagccggttaagtgtccgacttcagctcaggtcacgatctcacggtttgtgagttcgagccccgcatcgggctctgtgccgacagctcggagcctggagcctgcttccgattctgtgtctccctctctctctgcccctccccgctcatgctctcgcgcgctctgtctcaaaagtaaatattaaaaaaataataataagtgggGATCCCCAAAGGATCCTCCCGCTCCTGCTAGAACAGTATGCATGGTTTAGCCATGACGGACTACAACTCCCATCGGCCCTCGAGGCACTAGCCAGGCAGAATAGCAGAGGCCTCTGAGCGTTGCAGtttctggggcaggggggagctGTGCGAGTGGACTCACTTGTCCGACACCTGGACGTAGGGCTCCACGCAGCGGTTGGTGTCCACGCAGCGGTAGCCCCCGTGGAAGTTGACACAGGTTTGGGCCTCAGAGCACTGGTGTGTGCCCGACTCGCACTCATCAATGTCTGTGTCAGGGGAaaggggctggaacccagacGTCAGGCCACCAGCCCCCGATACCACCCTGCCCGCCCCACCGGGGCAGCCCGTACCCTGGCAGAGACGCGTGGCCAGAAGCTGGTAGCCCTGCGGGCAATGACAGGAGAAGCGGCCGGGTTCGTTGACACAGCGGTACTGGCAGAGGTAACTGGAGTAGCTGCACTCATCGATATctgagggagagtggggaggagggctcTGGGCCAAGGGCAATCCTCTCGATCCGGTCCCACGGACAACCGGTTACGGAGAGAGCCCCGGCCCGATGTCAGGCTCAGTGTGGAAAGACAGAGGGGGGTGAGACCAGCCTAGCAAAGCTCAgtaaggggacagaggattcaaagaaaCATCTGCCCAGACCGCCCAGCCCACAGGCCTCTCTGCCCCAGCACCGCAAGGCGATGCTAAACGAGAGCACTGGGAATCTATAGGTTTGGCAACTCGCCCAATTCCTGCAACCCACAGTCAGCCTAAGCATACGGTCCCGTCCCACCAACTGCGAGCTGCACAGGCAGGAGCCAGGTTTTCTGCTCTGGCCCTCCTCATGATGCCCAGCACCGAGCCGGGTATCAGTGGGGCCTTACACAGCGGCAAAGCAGGACATAAACAGGGTACATGGCCAGCTGACAGGGAGTGAGAAGTCCGGAGCGGAACCCTGGTGCCATCTTACCCTAGCTgtatgaccctgggcaagtcacgtAACCTCTCTTTGTTTGAAGGATGttatgcttactttttttttttttttaacaatcctCCCACTAAAGCTCAGGGGAGATATTCCCATGCTCGTTTTGCAGAGGAAGGAAACATTCATACTTACATCAAAGGGTTGTTGGCAGGATTAAATGTGGCCAAGTATGTACAGGAAATGCACTGCACAGGCaaggttctcaataaatggtagttcgCCTTAAAACGTCgtggcctggggggctcagtcagttaagcatctgactcttggtttcggctcaggtcatgatctcacggttcgtgggatcgagccccgtgtcggactctggactgccagttcagagcctgcttgggactctctgtctctctctctctctccgcccctcccccaactcgctctgtctctgtctctctcaaaatgaataaatacacttaaaaaaaaaaaacacaaaaccacgtTGTGGCTTGGAACTTGATGAAGCCTGTCTTGTCACTCCCCACATAATCCTCAAgacaaccccattttacagaagtaaTGGGCTCAAAAGAGTGGCTTGCCCTGGTCCAGGATTCGAATGCAGGGCAACCTGACCCGCAAAGAGGGGAGGACCCACGTCCTTTGTGGGTCTCCCCGCCGAGCTTGAGCTTCCGTGCTTCCTGCTGCTCCCCTCTGGGCCTTCCCGCCCCAGCTGGGAGTCCTGGTGGGCGGGTCTGCAGGTGCCCTACGATCAGCCCCAGGGTGGAATACACAGGAGGTACACGAGGGCAGAACGGATGTGACCCGGAGGCGTCCAAAGGACCACCGACCGTGTGGCAGAAAACACGGCATGGCGCGGGACCCGGGACAGCAACAGAGGCACAGGTGGTCGATGCCGAGCTCTCACCATTGCAGGAAAAGCCATCCCGATGCAGCTCGTAGCCCTGGTGGCAGCGACACAGGAAGGTCCCATAGGAATTGAAGCAGCGCTGCTCACACGGAGCCCCCATGTCGCATTCGTTCACATCTGCAAGTGCAGGGCAAAATGGGAGGGGTGAAAGCCAGGAAGCAGCCCGCTTTACCTAGGCCGCTCAGAAAGAGAGCTCCTCTGCCCCGTACCACCCTGCCCAGGATCCAGGAGCTGGCTCGGCCCGGCCCAGCCTCACCTACACAGGAGCGGTTGTTGGGCCCCAGCTGGAATCCCGGCTCGCACTGGCAGCGAAAGGAGCCGGGCAGGTTGACACAGCGGTGCTGGCAGTAGCGGTAACGGCACTCG from Panthera tigris isolate Pti1 chromosome D1, P.tigris_Pti1_mat1.1, whole genome shotgun sequence includes the following:
- the EFEMP2 gene encoding EGF-containing fibulin-like extracellular matrix protein 2 yields the protein MLPFASCLPGSLLLWALLLLLLGTASPQDSEEPDSYTECTDGYEWDPDSQHCRDVNECLTIPEACKGEMKCINHYGGYLCLPRSAAVINDLHGEGPPPPVPPAEHPNPCLPGYEPDEQERCVDVDECAQALHDCRPSQECHNLPGSYQCTCPDGYRKIGPECVDIDECRYRYCQHRCVNLPGSFRCQCEPGFQLGPNNRSCVDVNECDMGAPCEQRCFNSYGTFLCRCHQGYELHRDGFSCNDIDECSYSSYLCQYRCVNEPGRFSCHCPQGYQLLATRLCQDIDECESGTHQCSEAQTCVNFHGGYRCVDTNRCVEPYVQVSDNRCLCPASNPLCREQPSSIVHRYMSITSERSVPADVFQIQATSVYPGAYNAFQIRAGNSQGDFYIRQINNVSAMLVLARPVTGPREYVLDLEMVTMNSLMSYRASSVLRLTVFVGAYTF